A genomic window from Candidatus Krumholzibacteriia bacterium includes:
- a CDS encoding heparan-alpha-glucosaminide N-acetyltransferase domain-containing protein, producing MTSTLTPATAALASPTSRIASIDRIRGAVMILMALDHVRVYSGLPAGGPTPGIFFTRWITHFCAPAFVFLAGTSAFLYGRRHADLSRFLLTRGAWLVVLELTFLRLAWTFNFDFKHYEMAGVIWAIGWCMILLAGLAKLPLAVVGSIGLGIVAGHNLTDPFMDKLVPALGGSNLSGLWKILYLGFFAGPIQLGTNGPTLIVLYSIIPWVGVMATGYAFGKVLTLEPTRRNRICLRVGLGAIGLFLVLRGFDLYGDPRPWRAATQEAQGSRAMPALLAFLNTNKYPASLDFLLMTLGPIIALIPLLERARGSLARWVTVFGRVPFFFYMLHIPLIHALALVVSKIRLGQVSPWLFTNHPMGNPPAPEGYTWSLPLLYLVWVVAIVLLYFASRWYAGFKASKEYWWLSYL from the coding sequence ATGACGTCCACGCTGACCCCAGCGACGGCGGCGCTCGCCAGTCCGACTTCCCGCATCGCCTCGATCGATCGGATCCGGGGCGCGGTCATGATCCTGATGGCGCTCGACCACGTGCGGGTGTATTCCGGCCTCCCCGCCGGCGGCCCCACGCCCGGCATCTTCTTCACCCGCTGGATCACCCACTTCTGCGCTCCGGCCTTCGTCTTTTTGGCCGGGACCAGCGCCTTCCTCTACGGCCGAAGACACGCCGACCTGTCCCGCTTTCTCCTCACGCGCGGCGCCTGGCTCGTTGTCCTCGAGCTCACGTTTCTCCGTCTCGCCTGGACGTTCAACTTCGATTTCAAGCACTACGAGATGGCCGGCGTCATCTGGGCCATCGGCTGGTGCATGATCTTGCTGGCCGGGCTGGCGAAACTTCCGCTCGCCGTGGTCGGGAGCATCGGCCTCGGCATCGTGGCGGGACACAACCTGACGGATCCTTTCATGGACAAACTCGTCCCGGCGCTCGGCGGCAGCAACCTCTCTGGTCTATGGAAGATCCTCTACCTGGGATTCTTCGCCGGACCGATCCAGCTGGGGACCAACGGCCCCACTCTGATCGTTCTCTACTCGATCATTCCCTGGGTTGGAGTCATGGCGACGGGGTATGCGTTCGGGAAGGTGCTGACACTGGAGCCCACAAGGCGGAACCGGATCTGCTTGCGGGTCGGCCTCGGAGCCATCGGGCTTTTCCTCGTGCTGCGGGGCTTCGATCTCTATGGCGATCCGCGCCCGTGGAGAGCAGCGACGCAAGAAGCGCAGGGATCACGAGCGATGCCGGCGCTCCTCGCCTTCCTGAACACCAACAAGTACCCGGCGTCGCTCGACTTCCTGCTGATGACGCTTGGCCCCATCATCGCGCTGATCCCGCTCCTGGAGCGCGCGCGCGGGTCTCTGGCTCGGTGGGTGACCGTCTTCGGCCGCGTCCCGTTCTTCTTCTACATGCTCCACATCCCGCTGATTCATGCCTTGGCGCTCGTCGTCTCGAAGATCCGGCTAGGGCAGGTGAGCCCCTGGCTCTTCACCAACCATCCGATGGGAAATCCTCCGGCGCCGGAGGGCTACACCTGGAGTCTCCCGCTCCTTTACCTGGTGTGGGTGGTGGCCATCGTGCTCCTCTATTTCGCCAGCCGCTGGTACGCCGGCTTCAAGGCCAGCAAGGAATACTGGTGGTTGAGTTATCTCTGA
- a CDS encoding antibiotic biosynthesis monooxygenase encodes MIRVVWAFVVRADAIDRFEQAYGANGSWARLFEQYAGYRGTMLCRDVANPRRYTTIDLWESVEQRTAMLAASRLVYDALDRACASLTESEDEIGVFEALSGPPDLEGKP; translated from the coding sequence ATGATCCGCGTCGTGTGGGCGTTCGTGGTCAGAGCGGACGCTATCGATCGTTTCGAGCAAGCATACGGCGCGAACGGCTCCTGGGCTCGCCTCTTCGAGCAGTACGCCGGCTACCGCGGGACCATGCTCTGTCGCGACGTTGCGAATCCGCGCCGCTACACCACCATCGACCTCTGGGAGTCGGTCGAGCAACGGACTGCGATGTTGGCGGCGAGCCGGCTCGTGTATGACGCACTGGATCGCGCCTGCGCCAGCCTGACCGAATCGGAAGACGAGATCGGCGTGTTCGAAGCGCTGTCCGGGCCTCCCGACCTGGAGGGAAAGCCATGA
- a CDS encoding DinB family protein translates to MNVADAKALQAYNQWANGRILGAVAELAPEQLRRAVATSHGSVWGTLVHIVRAEWRWLGRWQRASSPGPLDPEKCADLPSLRAFWMELEKAQRRFVEQLTDSALEEPLSYENPPGVTWTYPLSDMVRQVVNHSTYHRGQVTTLLRQLGGTPVATDWLVFRDETAPTRS, encoded by the coding sequence ATGAACGTCGCCGATGCGAAGGCGCTCCAGGCCTACAACCAGTGGGCGAACGGGCGCATCTTGGGGGCGGTCGCCGAGCTCGCTCCGGAGCAGCTGCGGCGCGCGGTGGCCACGAGCCACGGGTCCGTGTGGGGCACCCTGGTACACATCGTCCGTGCTGAGTGGCGCTGGCTCGGACGTTGGCAGCGCGCCTCCAGCCCGGGCCCTCTGGATCCAGAGAAGTGCGCCGATCTCCCCTCCCTTCGTGCCTTCTGGATGGAGCTGGAGAAGGCCCAGCGGCGGTTCGTCGAGCAATTGACCGACAGCGCCCTCGAAGAACCACTCAGCTACGAGAATCCACCGGGGGTCACCTGGACCTATCCATTGAGCGACATGGTGCGGCAAGTGGTGAACCATTCCACCTATCATCGCGGTCAAGTGACGACCTTGCTACGCCAGCTCGGAGGCACCCCGGTGGCGACGGACTGGTTGGTATTCCGGGATGAAACCGCTCCGACCCGCAGCTGA
- a CDS encoding ADP-ribosylglycohydrolase family protein has protein sequence MLGAITGDIIGSVHEYLGTKTRDFELFHPDCTFTDDTVLSVAVADCLLHGSDYTEKFHEYFHTYPDAGYGLRFFEWAASRSTQPYNSWGNGSAMRVAAVGHARESLEDVLAEAKRSAEVTHNHPEGVRGAQATAAAIFLARQGKTKDAIREQVEEMFGYDLRPRLDDIRPSYAFDESCQGTVPQALIAFLESTDYESAIRNAISLGGDADTLACIAGGIAEAFYRGVPAPIAQRAMDLLDERLRQVTLKFCARFAIPVP, from the coding sequence ATGCTCGGCGCCATTACCGGTGACATCATTGGTTCCGTGCACGAGTACCTCGGCACGAAGACACGGGACTTCGAGCTGTTCCATCCTGATTGCACCTTCACGGACGACACCGTGTTGTCCGTCGCGGTGGCGGACTGCCTCCTGCATGGATCCGATTACACCGAGAAGTTCCACGAGTACTTTCACACTTACCCTGACGCGGGATACGGCCTTCGGTTCTTCGAATGGGCCGCCTCCCGGAGTACGCAGCCATACAACAGCTGGGGCAACGGCTCGGCGATGCGCGTTGCAGCAGTCGGCCACGCCAGGGAATCGCTGGAAGATGTCCTAGCAGAGGCGAAGCGGAGTGCCGAAGTCACTCACAACCATCCCGAAGGAGTGCGTGGGGCTCAGGCGACGGCGGCCGCCATCTTTCTGGCTCGCCAGGGGAAGACGAAGGACGCGATACGCGAACAAGTCGAGGAAATGTTCGGATATGACCTACGTCCAAGACTGGATGACATCCGACCCAGCTATGCTTTCGACGAATCCTGCCAAGGAACCGTGCCGCAGGCTTTGATCGCTTTCCTCGAATCGACCGATTATGAAAGTGCGATTCGAAACGCAATCTCGCTCGGAGGAGATGCCGACACGTTGGCGTGCATCGCCGGAGGCATCGCCGAAGCCTTCTATCGGGGGGTCCCCGCGCCGATCGCACAGCGCGCCATGGATCTCCTCGACGAGCGCCTGCGCCAGGTCACCTTGAAGTTTTGCGCGCGATTCGCGATCCCCGTGCCCTGA
- a CDS encoding bleomycin resistance family protein translates to MLARHLTPILNVSDMHESFAWFEKLGWRKGWDWGSPPTFGGVCSGECEIFLCLGGQGGRGNGGVKMTFGPEGDQTADKGVWMSIWVDDVDAIHRHCQAQGLDIAWPPTDMPWGVREMHLRHPDGHVFRIGQEIEHEE, encoded by the coding sequence ATGCTCGCAAGACACCTGACTCCGATCCTGAACGTGTCGGACATGCACGAGAGCTTCGCTTGGTTCGAGAAACTCGGGTGGAGGAAGGGTTGGGACTGGGGGAGTCCGCCCACGTTCGGAGGTGTTTGTTCCGGTGAATGTGAGATCTTCCTGTGCCTGGGCGGCCAGGGCGGCCGTGGCAACGGCGGCGTCAAGATGACCTTCGGCCCCGAGGGCGACCAAACCGCCGACAAGGGCGTATGGATGTCGATCTGGGTAGACGATGTCGACGCCATCCACCGCCATTGCCAGGCGCAGGGGCTCGACATCGCCTGGCCGCCCACCGACATGCCGTGGGGCGTCCGGGAGATGCACTTGCGCCACCCCGACGGCCACGTCTTCAGAATCGGCCAGGAGATCGAGCACGAGGAATGA
- a CDS encoding cupin domain-containing protein, translating into MTQAEVIEIGNLEVRYLLDGADQGTLGVFELTVPPGSMVPPPHSHAHNEECVYVLEGTLRYSVDKTTRDLRPGEWMHTPRGSVHAFSNPHAESARALIILTPDIGAQYFRDVASVVNNGGPPDRMKLLAVMARYGLTLAPPPG; encoded by the coding sequence ATGACGCAGGCGGAAGTCATCGAGATCGGCAACCTCGAGGTCAGGTATCTGCTCGATGGCGCGGACCAGGGAACTCTGGGAGTCTTCGAGCTGACGGTACCGCCGGGGTCGATGGTCCCTCCACCGCACAGCCATGCGCACAACGAAGAGTGCGTCTACGTCCTCGAGGGAACGTTGCGTTATTCGGTCGACAAGACGACGCGGGATCTCCGTCCTGGCGAGTGGATGCACACACCCAGGGGGTCGGTGCACGCCTTCAGCAATCCCCACGCGGAGAGCGCTCGCGCGCTCATCATCCTGACCCCCGATATCGGAGCGCAGTACTTCCGCGACGTCGCCAGCGTCGTCAACAACGGCGGGCCGCCGGACCGGATGAAGCTGCTCGCGGTCATGGCACGCTATGGGCTCACACTCGCTCCACCACCTGGCTGA